A stretch of Bradyrhizobium diazoefficiens DNA encodes these proteins:
- the trhA gene encoding PAQR family membrane homeostasis protein TrhA — protein MPVFTLKQFASNSVHAAADAMGWNYDRAEVIADGIIHAIGVLSGVIAATVLVVLAAIYADATDIVGVSIYVAGLLSMLVLSATYNLWPVSPVKWLLRRFDHSAIYLLIAATYTPFILEVKDSVFALMLLVCVWCVAIVGIVLKLRYPGRFDRVAVGIYLVMGWSGMMLYGPVVKALPALVLGFILAGGVLYSLGVIFHAWRRLRFQNAIWHGFVLAGAACHYTAVLDLVLS, from the coding sequence ATGCCCGTCTTTACGCTGAAACAGTTCGCCTCGAACTCCGTCCATGCCGCCGCCGATGCGATGGGCTGGAACTACGACCGCGCCGAGGTCATCGCTGACGGTATCATCCATGCCATCGGCGTGCTCTCCGGCGTCATCGCCGCGACCGTTCTGGTGGTGCTGGCGGCGATCTATGCCGATGCGACCGACATCGTCGGGGTCTCGATCTATGTCGCCGGCCTGCTGTCGATGCTGGTGCTGTCGGCGACCTATAATCTCTGGCCGGTCTCGCCGGTGAAATGGCTGCTGCGGCGGTTCGACCATTCCGCGATCTATCTCCTGATCGCCGCGACCTACACGCCGTTCATCCTGGAGGTGAAGGACAGTGTGTTCGCGCTGATGCTGCTGGTCTGCGTCTGGTGTGTCGCGATCGTCGGCATCGTGCTGAAGCTTCGCTATCCCGGCCGGTTCGACCGTGTCGCTGTCGGCATCTATCTTGTGATGGGCTGGAGTGGGATGATGCTCTATGGCCCCGTGGTCAAGGCGCTGCCCGCGCTGGTGCTGGGTTTCATCCTGGCGGGCGGCGTTCTCTACAGCCTCGGCGTAATCTTCCACGCCTGGCGGCGGCTGCGTTTCCAGAACGCGATCTGGCACGGCTTTGTCTTGGCCGGCGCGGCGTGCCACTATACCGCGGTGCTCGACCTCGTGTTGAGCTGA